The Cellulomonas sp. S1-8 genomic sequence GCGCGGTCCCAGGCGACGACCTCGACCGCGCCGTCCGGGGCGCGCGTGACGTGGCGGACGACGCCGTCGGGTGCGACCAGCACGACGTGGACCTCCTGCGGGCCGGAGCCGTCGGAGAGCTCCGACAGGGTGGTCGGTGTCCACAGCGCCAGGACGCTGCCGACGGGTGCGGCGAGCAGCTCGTCCGCACCGGCCGGGAGCAGCGGCGGCAGGCCACCGACCTCGACGGGCGTCGGCTGTGCTGCCGGCGTCCCCGTGGCCCGGGGGGTGACGGCCGGGGTGGTCGGCGCCGGGGACGTCGTCGTCGGGGACGTCGTCGTCGGCGCCGCGGGTGCCGGCGACGGGCGCGGGGACCACAGGGCCACCGCACCGACGACCACGATCGCGGCGGCGGCACCGGTCGCCGCGAGCGCGGCACGCCGCGTCCGGGTGGCGCGCACGCTCGCACGCACCCGCGTCAGGGGGCCGTCCGTCGGGACGGCGAGGAGCGCGGCCTCGCGCTGCGCCTCGGCCGCGCGCAGGACGTCGTCCAGGTCGCCGGTTCGCTCAGCCACGACGGTCCTCCTCGGTCGGCACCAGGTGCACGGGCACGGTCGCGGGGTCGGGGGCGGGCGGATGGACGTCGAGGAGTGCGCTCAGCGCCCGCACCCCGTCGGACGTGTACCGCTTCACCGCGCCCTCGGACAGGTTCAGCAGCGCGGCGGTCTCGCGCACTGACAGGTCCTCGACGTGCCGCAGGACCACGCAGGCACGTTCCCGGGGTGCGAGCGTGGCCAGCGCGGCCTCGATCTCGTCGGCCAGCCGCGTGGACGACTCCGCCGGGTCGGGGACGACGTCGAACGGCAGCGCGGCCAGCCGCTCGAAGCCCGCGCGCTCACGCCCCCGTCGACGCAGCCCGTCGACGAACCGCGTCGCCAGCGCGCGCCGCACGTACTGCTCGGCGGCGGGCACGCTCGTGAACCGGGCACGCCCGACGAACGTCGCGACCAGCGCGTCGTGCACGAGGTCCTGCGCGGCCACGGGGTCACGCACGAGCATCCGGGCGCGGGCGAGCAGCGCCGGGTAGCGGTCGCGGACGAGCTCGCTGAGCACGTCGTCGGAACGGCGCGTCATGGGCGCGGCCCGGGCCTGGTCGTCGTCACACCTTGAAGAACGCCGGGGCCGTCGGACCGGTTGGGGGTCAGGCGCTGCGCGTCGCCCACCATGCCAGCAGCACCTCGCGCGCGCGCTCGTCGCCCAGCGGGCCGTGGTCCAGGCGCTGCTCCAGCAGGTAGCGGTACGCCTCACCGACGTCGCGCCCGGGGCCGATGCCGAGGATCTCCATGATCTGCGTGCCGTCGAGGTCCGGGCGGATCGACGCGAGCTCCTCGGCCTCGCGCAGCGTCGCGATGCGCTGCTCGAGGTCGTCGTACGCGGCGCGCAGGCGGGCGGCCTTGCGCTGGTTGCGGGTCGTGGAGTCCGAGCGGGTCAGGCGGTGCAGGCGCTCGAGCAGCGGGCCCGCGTCGGTGACGTAGCGGCGGACGGCGGAGTCCGTCCACTCGCCGTCGCCGTAGCCGTGGAAGCGCAGGTGCAGCTCGGTGAGGCGCGCGACGTCCTGGACGGTCTGCTTGTCGAAGCGCAGCGCCTTGAGCCGTTTGGACACCAGCTTGGCGCCGACGACCTCGTGGTGGTGGAAGCTCACGCCGCCCGCGGGCTCGAAGCGCCGGGTGCGGGGCTTGCCGATGTCGTGCAGCAGCGCGGCCAGCCGCAGGACGAGGTCCGGGCCGGGCACGGCGCCGTCGGGGCCGGTCTCCAGCGCGATCGCCTTCTCCAGCACCATGAGGGAGTGCTGGTAGACGTCCTTGTGCCGGTGGTGCTCGTCGATCTCGAGGCGCAGGGCGGGCAGCTCGGGGAGCACGTGGTCGGCCAGGCCCGTCTCGACGAGCACCTCGAGGCCCGCCCGCGGGTGGGCGCTGAGCAGCAGCTTGGTGAGCTCGTCGCGGACGCGCTCGGCCGACACGATCTCGATGCGTGCGGCCATGTCGACGATCGCGGCGCGCGCGTCGTCGTCGAGGCGGAACCCGAGCTGCGCGACGAACCGCGCGGCCCGCATCATGCGCAGCGGGTCGTCGTCGAACGACTGCCGCGGGTCGATCGGGGTCCGCAGGACGCCGCGCGCCAGGTCCGTCAGGCCGTCGAACGGGTCGACGAACACGAGGTCCGGCACGCGGACGGCCATCGCGTTGACCGTGAAGTCGCGGCGCGACAGGTCGCCCTCGAGGGTGTCCCCGAACTGCACGAGCGGCTTGCGGGACGTCGGGTCGTACGCGTCGGTGCGGTAGGTCGTGACCTCGACGACGACGTCCTGCGTACCCGCGCCGTGCCGGCCCGCGAAGCGGCGCGCACCGACCGTCCCGAACTCCCGGCCGATGTCCCAGTGCGCGTCGCCCCACCGCGCGATCAGCGGCTCGGCGTCGTCGGGCGTCGCCGACGTGGTCAGGTCCAGGTCGTTGCTCGCCCGGCCCAGGAACGCGTCGCGCACGGGTCCGCCGACGAGCGCGAGCTCGTGCCCGGCGGCGCGGAAGCGGGTCCCCAGCTCGATCGCGTCGGGCGCCATCACGGCGAGGGACTCCAGCGCGCGGCGGCGCAGCTGTTGCACGGCCGCGGCGTCGGGCGGGTCGAGGGGGACGTCGGGCACCGGGCAAGCGTGCCAGACATCGTCGGCCCGCCGACGCGGGGTGGGCCCCGCTGGCCTGGGGCTGACGTCCCGATGACCAGGACGTGGTCAGGACGTGACCGCACGGGGCCGTGCACAGGGAAACGGTCACGCGAAGTCGTTACAGTGTCGCCATGTCCACGGCCGCCCACACGCCCGGCGCCGGGCGCGTGCCGGCGCCGCCCGGGGGGCACCCGCTGCGCATCGACCCGTCGCGCGCCCTGCCCCGCCCGCACGCCGTCGCGCTGCCGGTCGTCGACGAGACGTCCGCCGGCGGCCTGGTGGTCCTGCAGCAGGAGGGGCACTACGCGGCCGCGGTCATCGCGCGACGCAACCGTGCCGGCCGGCTCGAGTGGTGCCTGCCCAAGGGCCACCTGGAGGGCGACGAGACGCCCGAGCAGGCCGCCGTGCGTGAGATCGAGGAGGAGACCGGGATCACCGGTCAGGTCCTGCGACGCCTCGGGGTGATCGACTACTGGTTCTCGGGCGAGGAGCATCGGGTGCACAAGGTCGTGCACCACTTCCTGCTCGGCGCCCTGCACGGCGAGCTGACCGTGGAGAACGACCCCGACGGGGAGGCCGAGGAGGTCGAGTGGGTCCGGGTGGTCGACCTGTCCGATCGGCTCGCGTACCCGAACGAGCGTCGCCTCGCCGGGATGGCGCTCTCGGTCCTCACCGCCGGATGAGCGCACCGGACCGTCGGGCGTCCCGCCTCGTGCTGGTCGCCCTGCTCGCACTGCTCGGCCTCGCCGGCCTCGCCGTGCCCGTTGCCGCCGCCCCGAGCCCCACCCCGTCGCCGTCGCCCGCCGACGGCCTGCCCGTGCGCGTGCAGATCACCGACATCACGCCCGCCGTGCTGCGGCCCGGCGAGGACCTCGTCGTGCGCGCGCGGCTGACCAACACGTCGACCGAGGAGATCACCCAGCCGCGCGCCGCGGTGCGGCTGGAGCGGATCCGCCCCGGCTCCCGTGCGGACCTGCAGACGTGGCTCGACTCGCCCGCCACCGGCAACCGCGTCGGCGACCGGGCCGCGTGGGTCGCCGCGGATGCCCCGCTGGCGCCCGGTGCGTCCGTCGACCTCGAGGTCGTCGTCCCCGCCGACGACATCGGCCTGCTGGACCGCCCCGACACGTGGGGCGCCCGCGGCCTGGTCGTCGAGGCCACCGAGGGTCCCCGCGCCCGGGCGGGCCTGCAGCGCTCGTTCGTCCTGTGGGCGACGGGCGACGACGTCGCCCAGGCGCGCGTGTCCGTGCTCGCGCCCGTCGTCGGGCCGGCGGCCGTCCCCGAGGGCGTGGACGTCACCGCCCCCGGCGCGACGCTCACCGAGCTGGTCCAACCCGGGAACCGCCTCGGTGCGGTCCTCCAGATCGCCCGCACCAGCCCTGACGTCGCGCTCGTCGTGGACCCCGCGCTCGTCGCGACCGCGCGGGACGGCACGGGGGCCGTCGCCGCGTGGGGCGACGCCATCGCCGCCGCGTCGGTCGGCCGCGACGTCGTGTCCCTGCCGTGGTCCGACCCCGACCTGACCGCGCTCGCGCACGCGGACGCCACCGACCTGCTCACCGCGGCCGTCGATGCGTCCGCGGCGGCCGTCGGCGCCACCGCCGGGGGCGGGACGCCGATCGCCGCCCGCACCGACGTGCTGTGGGCGGCCGGGCCGACCACGGACCAGGCGACCGTCGACCTCGCCGCGCAGGCCGGTGCGCAGGTCCTGGTCATGGCGCCGGGCGACGTCCCGACGGACGTCGACGCCGTCGGCGCCCGCACGCCGCTGACGACCGCGGGCGGCACCATCGTCGGCCTCGTGCCCGACGCGACCCTCACGACGCTGCTCGCCGACCCCGAGCAGCTCGACCCCGAGGCCAGCACCGCGACCGTCGTCCAGCGCGTCCTGGCCGAGCTGTCCGTGCTCGCCCACGGCTCCGACGAAGGGCTGCAGCACGTCCTGGTCGCGCTGCCCCGCGACGCGACCCCCGACCCCGCCCTGGTCGAGGCGGTGCTCGACGCCGTGCAGGGCAGCCCGTGGTCCCGCACGGCTCCGCTGACCGCGCTGCTCGGGTCGGCCGACACCGACGACGGCCGCGCCGCACCGCCCGTGTTCGCGGCGGTGCCGGACGCGCTCGCGGCGGACCAGGTGCGCCGGCTCGCGGCCTCCCGCAGCGCCACCATCGACTTCGCGACCGTCACCGACGACCCCGCCTCCCTGCTCGCGGGCGTCGACGCCGCGGTCCTCGCCCCGC encodes the following:
- a CDS encoding RNA polymerase sigma factor; translated protein: MTRRSDDVLSELVRDRYPALLARARMLVRDPVAAQDLVHDALVATFVGRARFTSVPAAEQYVRRALATRFVDGLRRRGRERAGFERLAALPFDVVPDPAESSTRLADEIEAALATLAPRERACVVLRHVEDLSVRETAALLNLSEGAVKRYTSDGVRALSALLDVHPPAPDPATVPVHLVPTEEDRRG
- a CDS encoding CCA tRNA nucleotidyltransferase; this translates as MPDVPLDPPDAAAVQQLRRRALESLAVMAPDAIELGTRFRAAGHELALVGGPVRDAFLGRASNDLDLTTSATPDDAEPLIARWGDAHWDIGREFGTVGARRFAGRHGAGTQDVVVEVTTYRTDAYDPTSRKPLVQFGDTLEGDLSRRDFTVNAMAVRVPDLVFVDPFDGLTDLARGVLRTPIDPRQSFDDDPLRMMRAARFVAQLGFRLDDDARAAIVDMAARIEIVSAERVRDELTKLLLSAHPRAGLEVLVETGLADHVLPELPALRLEIDEHHRHKDVYQHSLMVLEKAIALETGPDGAVPGPDLVLRLAALLHDIGKPRTRRFEPAGGVSFHHHEVVGAKLVSKRLKALRFDKQTVQDVARLTELHLRFHGYGDGEWTDSAVRRYVTDAGPLLERLHRLTRSDSTTRNQRKAARLRAAYDDLEQRIATLREAEELASIRPDLDGTQIMEILGIGPGRDVGEAYRYLLEQRLDHGPLGDERAREVLLAWWATRSA
- a CDS encoding NUDIX hydrolase gives rise to the protein MSTAAHTPGAGRVPAPPGGHPLRIDPSRALPRPHAVALPVVDETSAGGLVVLQQEGHYAAAVIARRNRAGRLEWCLPKGHLEGDETPEQAAVREIEEETGITGQVLRRLGVIDYWFSGEEHRVHKVVHHFLLGALHGELTVENDPDGEAEEVEWVRVVDLSDRLAYPNERRLAGMALSVLTAG
- a CDS encoding DUF6049 family protein translates to MSAPDRRASRLVLVALLALLGLAGLAVPVAAAPSPTPSPSPADGLPVRVQITDITPAVLRPGEDLVVRARLTNTSTEEITQPRAAVRLERIRPGSRADLQTWLDSPATGNRVGDRAAWVAADAPLAPGASVDLEVVVPADDIGLLDRPDTWGARGLVVEATEGPRARAGLQRSFVLWATGDDVAQARVSVLAPVVGPAAVPEGVDVTAPGATLTELVQPGNRLGAVLQIARTSPDVALVVDPALVATARDGTGAVAAWGDAIAAASVGRDVVSLPWSDPDLTALAHADATDLLTAAVDASAAAVGATAGGGTPIAARTDVLWAAGPTTDQATVDLAAQAGAQVLVMAPGDVPTDVDAVGARTPLTTAGGTIVGLVPDATLTTLLADPEQLDPEASTATVVQRVLAELSVLAHGSDEGLQHVLVALPRDATPDPALVEAVLDAVQGSPWSRTAPLTALLGSADTDDGRAAPPVFAAVPDALAADQVRRLAASRSATIDFATVTDDPASLLAGVDAAVLAPLATAWREDPVAREELVGAVVETVDARRVGLTLAPASTQNLISSDNEVRFSVRNDLPAAASVRVQATPRKACLRTEPSATVVVPAGDEETVPLAVHAIANCEVVVEAVLTSVDGTPLAEPVTFVVRASPTIESVGTAVVGALLALGLVLGVVRTVRRGQSARRGARRVADDAGTRPLPVLGGTPEGDA